The DNA sequence GCGGACGAGCCGACCAGCGCCGGGCCGGAAGCCTCCGGAGCAGCGGATGAGTTCGTATCCGATTCGGAGGAGCTGGAGGGCCCCTTCGACATCGAAGATTTCGACGACCCCGCAGCGGCGACGACGGCCCGACTCGACCTGGGTTCGGTGCTGGTGCCGATGCCCGCGGGTGCTCAGGTCCAGGTCGAACTGAGCGAGGCGGGTGTCCCCAGTGCGGTGTGGCTGGTGACGCCCAACGGCCGGTTCAACATCGCCGCCTATGCGGCGCCCAAGTCGCCGGGTCTGTGGCGTGAGGTGGCCGGTGAGCTGGCCGAGGCGCTGCGCAGGGACAACGCGATGGTCAGCATCGTCGATGGGCCGTGGGGCCGGGAGGTGCTCGGTTCGGCGACCGGCGCAGTGCGGTTCATCGGTGTCGACGGCTACCGCTGGATGGTGCGCTGCGTGATCAATGGCCGACCCGAGACCATGGACGTGCTCGCCCAGCAGGCGCGAGAGGCGCTGGCGGACACGGTCGTCCGGCGCGGAGACACTCCGCTGCCGGTGCGCACCCCGTTGCCGGTGCGGCTGCCCGAGCCGATGGCCGAGCAGTTGCGCGCTGCCGCGGCGCAGCAGGCCGCGGCGCAGCAGGCCGCTGCTGAGCAGGCCGCCGCGTTCGGCGGAGGCGGCGATGTACCGCCCGCGCCGGCGGCTCGCCGCAGCGTGGAGGGATCCGCGATGCAGCAGTTGCGCACTATCACCGGCGGTTGACGCAGGAGAGGTGAGGCTGGACCGCCGCTTGAGCAGCGCCAGTTAGCCCGCAGCGATCGTCAACGCGGTCACGCAGGCGGTGCCCAAGGCGGTCGGGTCGGCGCCGATCTGGTCCAGCGTGACGGTGCACAGCGCCGCGCGCGGGGCGGTGGCGGCCCATTCGGTGGCCGTCTGCAAAGGATGAACCGCGTCATCGACCGCCGCGGTCACGCCCATGGGCACGGTCAGAGTCGCCAGGTCGGCATGCGTTGGCGCGACATAGGCCGCAGCCTCTTCCAGAGCGTCGGGCAGCTGCGGCCACTGCGCGGTCCACGAGCGGGTCAACTCGTCGCCGAGCCAGGCCGGGCTCGATGCCCGCATCTGAGCCACCACTGCCGCCAGGCCGTCGTTGCGCAACTGCCCGGCGCTGTAGCGCGCGGCATGGGCCGCCGGGGCGTCATCGGGGGAGCCAGTCCAGGCGGGCAGCGCGGCCAGCACCCCGAGCACTCGCTCGGGATGGCGCAGTGCCCACGCGGTGGCCACCGCCGCGCCGATTGAGACCCCGCCGGAGAGGATTGGGCCGGACCGGGTGGCCGCTGCATCGAGCGCCTCCAGATAGCCCTCGATGAGACAGCCGGGCTGCGGGCGATGAGTGACCAATTCGGCACCGACCTGCTGCAACGGAGCGCAGAACGCCCGGCGGATGTAGTCGTCGTCGGAGCCGGTCCCCGGCAGCAGGACGGCCGTCACGCCGCGCAGAAACATGCCACCTCGTGATCGTGTTGGGTGTTGTCAGCCACCCCGCGGGCAGGGCATGTGGCATTAGGTATTCAACAGGTCTACCGTAGCGTGCGCATACGATTGAGGGAGAGGGCAATGGCTGCTCCGAAAGGGTACCTGCGCCGGCTGACTCGGCGATTGACGGAAGATCCCGAGCTGCGTGACGTCGAAGAGTTGTCCGATGAGGCGCTCAACACCGGCGCGCAGCGCGCGATCGACTGCCAACGCGGCCAAGAGGTCACCATGGTCGGGGTACTGCGCAGCGTCGAGGCCAACGCCAAGGGCTGCGTGGGCGGCGTCCGCGCCGAGCTGTTCGATGGCACCGACACGGTGACGCTGGTATGGCTGGGGCAGCGACGCATCCCCGGCATCGACTCCGGCCGCACCCTGCGCGTGCACGGCCGGCTGGGCAAACTCGAAAGCGGTTGCAAGGCCATCTACAACCCCCACTACGAAATCCAGCAGTGATCGCGCCTCCCTTCGGGTCGGTGCAGCGATGAGCGAGGAATACAGCGCCGAGGGCGCCCAGGGGCCGCAGCGGCTCCTGGAGCAGATCGGCGGGTTGGCCGGGGTGATCTACTCCTCGTTGCCGATTGTGGTGTTCGTGCCGGCTTCCAATCTCTTCGGACTGCGCGTCGCGGTCTTATCGGCGTTGGGCGTGGCTGCGGCGGTGCTGGTGTGGCGCCTGATCCGCAAGCAGTCCAGTCAACCGGCCATCTCCGGCTTCTTCGGGGTTGCCGTCTGCGCCCTGATCGCCTATCTGATGGGTGACTCCAAGGGTTATTTCCTGCTCGGAATCTGGACGTCGCTGGTGTGGGCGGTGGTGTTCGCCGCATCGATGGTGATCCGCCGTCCGGTGGTCGGCTACATCTGGTCATGGGCCAGCGGCCAGCCCCAGACCTGGCGTGAGCTGCGGTCGACCGTCTACGCCTACGATCTCGCGACGCTGACCTGGGCGCTGGTGTTCGGCTCCCGCTTCGTGGTCCAGCGGATGCTGTACAACGCCGATCAGACCGGCTGGCTGGGCGTGACGCGCATCGCCATGGGTTGGCCGCTGACCGCGGTGGCAGCGGTGGTCACCTACCTGGCGGTCAAATACGTGCAGCGCGCGTTGGATGAGCGGCCCACCGCGGGCGAGACCGAGCCCGAACCGCGCTCAGTGGGCCGGTAGCAGCAGCGCGCGCAGTTCGGTCTCGATGCCGCTGGATGCGACGAACAGCAGCTCGTCGCCGCCCTCGAGGGGTTCGTCGTCCTGCGGCACGATCACCCGTGTCCCGCGCAGGATCGTCACCAGCGCGGCGTCACGGGGCAGTGTCAGCTTGCGCACCGGCTTGCCGCCCCACGGGGTGTCGTCGGGCAGCGTGATCTCCAGCAGGTTGGCTTGCCCCTTGCGGAACTCCATGAGCCGCACCAGGTCTCCGACCGCGACGGCCTCCTCGACCAGCGAGGCCAGCATGCGCGGCGTGGACACTGCGACGTCCACGCCCCAGGCGTCGGTGAACAGCCACTCGTTCCGGGGATCGTTGACCCGGGCCACCACCCGCGGTACCGCGAATTCGGTCTTGGCGAGCAACGACAGCACCACGTTGGCTTTGTCGTCGCCGGTCGCGGCGATCACCACATCGAAGGACTCCAGGTGCACCGACTCCAGCAGACTCAGCTCGCAGGCGTCGCCGAGATGCCACTGCGCGTCGGCGATGTCCTCGGTGTCGACATGATCGGGGTTGCGCTCGATCAATGTCACCTGATGATCGCTGTCGAGCAGCTCGCGCGCAATCGAACGTCCGACCGCGCCGGCGCCGGCTACCGCTACCTTCATGGGCGCCGCTCCTCAACCCTGGCTCCGCGGGCTCCGCCAGCGTCTTCGTCGACGGCGGTCTTCATTTGTCCAGGTCTTCGCTCGGCGGCAACGCGGCGATCGCGATCGCTTCGGCGACCCGGCCGGACACCGCGACGATGTACACCTGGTCGCTGGCCTGAATCACCGTCTTGGGCTCGGGCAGGATGCCGGTCCCGAATCGGATCAAGAAGGCCACCCGGGCGTTGGTGGCGGCCTCCAGGTCGGTGACGGGGCGACCGATCCAGTCCTCGTGCAGGACGATCTCGGCGACGGCGACGGTGCCGGTGGGGTCACGCCACTTGGTGGTCTCGCTTTCCCGGGTCAGCGCGTCGAGTAGCCGATCGGTGGTCCACGGCACGGTAGCGATGGTCGGGATGCCCAGGCGCTCGTAGACCGCGGCCCGCTTGGCGTCATAGATACGGGCGACCACTCGCGAGACGCCGAACGTCTCCCGGGCCAGCCGCGCCGCGATGATGTTGGAGTTATCGCCGGAGGACACCGCGGCGAACGCGGCCGCTTCCTCGATGCCCGCCCGCAGCAGTACATCGCGGTCGAAGCCCATACCGAGCACTCGTTCGCCGTTGAACTCCGGGCTGAGCCGGTTGAACGCGGTGCTGTCTCGGTCGATGATGGCGACCTCGTGGCCGATCCGGGACAGTCCGTCGGCGAGCGAGGCTCCCACCCGGCCGCAACCCATCACAACTACCCGCACGTGCTGTGTCCTTTCAGGTCCTCTGGGCCGACTTTCGGCTGGTTATCGACTGCAGTAGTGCCTGTATTCGGTGAACGCTACCGCCAGTGCCTGCCTGGCTTACCCTTGGCTCTCGTGTCGAAGATTTCCACCGCTGCGCGGCGCCTGGTTCTAGGCCGGCCCTTTCGCAGCGATCGGCTAAGCCACACGCTGCTGCCCAAGCGCATCGCCCTGCCGGTATTCGCGTCCGATGCGCTGTCCTCGGTGGCCTACGGACCCGAAGAAGTCTTTCTGGTGTTGTCGGTGGCGGGTCTGGCGGCCTATCGGATGACGCTGTGGGTAGGCCTGGCTGTCGCCTTCGTGTTCATCACCGTGGTGGCCTCTTACCGCCAGAATGTGCACGCCTATCCTTCCGGCGGCGGCGACTACGAGGTGGTCACCACCAATCTGGGTGCAACCGCGGGCCTGACCGTGGCCAGCGCGTTGATGGTGGATTACGTTCTGACGGTTGCGGTCTCGATCTCATCGGGGATCGCCAACATCGGCTCGGCGATACCGTTCATCGCCGATCACAAGGTGGCGTTCGCAGTCGGGACTGTGATCGTGGTGGCGGCAGCGAATCTGCGGGGCATCCGAGAATCGGGTACCGCGTTCGCCATTCCGACATATGCGTTCATGATCGGGGTCTTCGCCATGCTGGGGTGGGGGCTGTTCCAGATCTTTGTGATGGGCAACCCATTGCAAGCCGAGTCGGCCGAGTTCAAAATCCACTCCACCCAGGGCGAGATGGTCGGGGTGGCCCTGGTGTTCCTGGTGGCGAAATCGTTCTCGTCGGGATGTGCCGCTCTGACCGGGGTGGAGGCGATCAGCAACGGTGTGCCGGCCTTCCGCAAACCGAAGTCGCGCAACGCGGCCAACACGCTGCTGATGCTGGGTGTGATCGCGGTGACACTGATGATGGGCATCATCGTGCTGGCCCGCCAGACCGGGGTGAAGATCGCTGCGCGCCCGCATGAACAGCTCATCGGGGCGCCGGCGGACTACGACCAGAAGACCTTGCTGGCTCAGCTGGCCGAGACGGTGTTCCGGGGCTTTCCGCCCGGCCTGTGGATCATCGCCGGAGTGACGGCGCTAATCCTGGCGCTGGCCGCCAACACCGCGTTCAACGGTTTCCCGGTGCTGGGTTCGATCCTGGCGCAGGACCGCTACCTGCCGCGCCAGCTGCACACCCGCGGCGACCGGCTGGCGTTCTCCAACGGCATCGTGTTCCTCGCCCTGGTGGCCATCGCCTTCATCGTGGCGTTCGGGGCAGAGGTGACCGCGCTGATCCAGCTCTACATCGTCGGAGTGTTCGTCTCCTTCACGCTCAGTCAGATCGGTATGGTGCGGCACTGGAATCGGTTGCTGCGTAACGAAATCGACCGTGCGGCCCGGGTCAAGATGATGCGTTCCCGGGTGGTCAACACCATCGGATTCGTGGCTACCGGGGTGGTGTTGATCGTGGTGATCGCCACCAAGTTTGTGGCCGGCGCCTGGATTGCGATCGTCGCGATGTCGGTGCTGTTCCTTGTGATGAAGATGATCCGCCGGCACTACGACACCGTGAGTCAGGAGTTGGCCGAGCAGTCGGCTGCGCTGGACGACCAGGCGGTGCTGCCCAGCCGCAACCACGCCCTGGTCCTGGTGTCCAAGCTGCATCTGCCGACCCGTCGCGCGCTGGCCTACGCGAGGGCGACGCGCCCGGACGCGCTGGAGGCGATCACGGTCAACGTCGATGACACCGAAACCCGCGCCCTGGTGCGCGAATGGGAAGATAGCGAGATCACCGTCCCGCTCAAGGTGATTGCATCGCCGTACCGTGAGGTCACCCGACCGGTGCTCGATTACGTCAAACGCATCAGTAAGGAGTCGCCGCGCACCGTGGTGACTGTTTACATCCCCGAATACGTGGTGGGCCACTGGTGGGAGCAGCTGCTCCACAACCAAAGCGCGCTGCGACTCAAGACCCGGCTGTTGTTCATGCCGCAGGTCATGGTTACCTCGGTGCCCTGGCAGCTGAACTCCTCGGAGCGGCGCAAAGTCTTGGAGCCGCATCACGCGCCCGGCGACACCCGGAGAGGCTTCTTAGAGTGATCGACCAGGAATTGGTCTTGACGACCGGGGCACCGGCGAACGGCGGCAGCTGTGTGGCGCGCCACGACGGTCGGGTCGTTTTCGTGCGCTATGCGCTGCCCGGTGAGCAGGTGCGGGTGCGGATCACCGCCGAGCGGGGCTCGTATTGGCACGGTGAATGTGTTGAGGTGCTCGAACCCGCGGCCGGCCGGATCGACTCGCTGTGCCCGATCGCCGGGGCCGACGGCGCCGGCTGCTGCGACCTGGCGTTCGCCGATCCGGGCGTGGCACGCGAGCTCAAGGGTGCGGTGGTGTCCAATCAGCTGGCGAGGCTCGGCGGCCACGAGTGGGAGGGTTCTGCCGAACCGGTCGGTGACGACGGCCCGACCGGTTGGCGCACCCGGGTCCGCTTGGACGTCGGTGCCGACGGCCGGGCCGGATTCCACCGGTATCACAGTGATGAGCTGGTCACCGACCTGCAATGCGGGCAGCTGCCGGCCGGAATGATCAAGGGACTGGCCGAACAGTCCTGGCGGCCCGGCGATCACCTGCACGTGGTGGCCGACGACGACGGTGTCCGGCATGTGGTGAGCACCGGGCGCGGTCACCGTCCCCAAGTCATGGAGGGCGACTACCACGCCACCCAGTGGGTGGGCCGCCGGCGTTGGCAGATTCCGGTGACGTCGTTCTGGCAGGCGCATCGCCGGGCGGCCGCGCTCTACAGCGCGCTGGTCGGCCAGTGGGCGCAGGCCGACACCGGAATGACCGCCTGGGATCTTTACGGCGGGGCCGGGATTTTCGCCGCGGCGCTGGCCCAGACGGTGGGGGAGTCGGGCCGGGTGATCAGTGCCGACACGTCACGGGCCGCGACCGGCGCCGCGCGCGCTGCGCTGGCTGACCTACCGCAGGTATCGGTGCGCACCGATTCGGTGCGAAGGGTGTTGAGCGATGCGCCCTGTCGCGCCGACGTCGCGGTGCTGGACCCGCCGCGTGCTGGCGCCGGGCGGGAGGTGATCGAGGCGCTGGCCGCCGCCGGCGTACCGCGCATTGTGCACATCGGTTGCGAGGCAGCGTCTTTCGCTCGAGACATCGGTTTGTACCGTTCCCAGGGGTATGCCGTGGAGCAGATCCGGGTGTTCGACGCGTTCCCGCTGACCCACCACGTGGAGTGCGTCGCGCTGCTGACCCGCTGACTGCTCGCGCCAGCGTGCCTGCCGTGGTTCATCGACTCGGGCTGGAATCTGGCGTTCGGGGTGTTGCCGCCTTACTGGGCGGTCAAGGCATGCTGGGTGGCCGGCCACCACGGTGTGTGGTCGCCGTATCTACTCGGCAGGGTTGTCTACAACCTGGCAGTCGCGATACCGCTGGATCGCCGATTCATCCCCAAGAACACCCGAGGTATCGCTGGAAACCCACCTCGAAACCGACGTTCTACAGCCGACTTCTCGCACTTTTTCTGCAAAACGTCGGTCTCGGTGGAGCGAGGCGGGGCGCGCGCAGTGCGAGTCAGCCAAATACGAAGTAGCGCAACCACAGATACACTGCCGTCAGCGCGACCGAGACGGCGGTGACCACAATGCCCTTGCGGGTGAATTCCCAGAATGAGATGGGATTGTCTGCCCGGCGGGCGATTCCGAGCATCACCACGTTGGCGCTGGCTCCGACGGCGGTCAGGTTGCCACCGAAGTCAGCACCCAGTGCCAGCGCCCACCACAGCGCGTCGGGGTGCGAGTTGTTGGGCAAGGTGGTGCTCAGCTCGGCCACGATCGGCGTCATGGTTGCCACGTAGGGGATGTTGTCGATGATCCCGGACACCGGCGCGGACACCCCCAAGATGCCCATCGTGGTCAATAGTGCATTGCCGCTGGTAACCGCGGTGGCAGCTTTGGCGAGGGCGGCGATCACGCCGGTATCTACCAGGGCGCCAACCATCACGAACAGTCCGGCGAAGAACAACAGCGTTTCCCACTCGACCCCGGACAGATAATCCGAGCGCTCCAGACCGGAGGTCAGGATCAAGACCCCGGCACCGAGCAGGGCGACCACCGATGGCTCGAGATGTAGCGCCGAATGCCCGATGAATGCGGCGAACACCGCGACGAGCACCAGTCCACACTTGATCAGCAGGCCGCGATCGCGGATTGCCTCACCCTCCTCCAGTGCCATCACGTCGGCGACCCGCTCGGCGTCGACGGCGAACGACCCGGGAAATAGACGGGGCAACATGGCAATGAACGCGGCGATGACGATGGCGACGATAGGCGCCAGGTTCAGCAGGAAGGAATTGAACGTCAATCCTCCTCGGCTGGCGATGATGATGTTGGGTGGATCACCGACCAGGGTTGCGGCGCCGCCGATGTTGGATGCGAACACCTCGGCCATCAGAAACGGTGCGGCACTGATGTCGAGACGGTCACAGACCAGCAGCGTGACCGGGGCGATCAGCAGCACAGTGGTGACGTTGTCCAGCAACGCTGAGGCCACCGCGGTCACCAGCACCAGCAGGATCATGATCCGTAGCGGGGAACCCTTGGCGCGCTTGGCTGCCCAGATGGCGATGTACTCGAAAACGCCGGTCTGGCGCAGCACGCTGACAATGATCATCATGCCCAGCAGCAGGAAGATGACGTCCCAGTCGATACCGGTCGCACGGGAATAGAAGATGTCATCGGACGAAATGACCGGCAGGATGACGACTGCCGCCGCGCCGGCCAGCGCTACCACCGTCTTGTTGACCCGGTCGGCGGCGATGAACGCGTACGCGGTCAGAAACACCGCGACCGCAATGAATGCCATCAGCGGGTCAGACTCTCAGCGCCGCGGCAAGCAACCGCGACGCGGTGATGACCCCGTGCAGCTCACCGTCCTTGACGACGGCAATCAAGGGGCTGTGCAGTCGGGCCATCATGGCGGCCACTTCGATCACGGTCGCGTCGGCGTCGGCGGCCGGCACGTCTCGTAGGTGTTCGGGCAGCACGTCACGCACCGTCTTGCCGCGAAGCTTCTCGGCCGAGCGGTCCGCCACGGTCTCGCTCAGTACGCCCGCCAGCGAGGGGTCGTCCTGGACGTAGCCCGGCACGATGAAGCGCACCACCTGGGAGGCCGGCAGCACCGCGTACGGCTTGCCGGCCGCGTCGGTGACGACGATGCCGGGCAACCGATGCTCCGCCAATAACCTGGCGGCGGCCAGCGCGTCGGAGTCGATAGCCACCACCGGGAATTCTTCGGCGATCTGTTCGGCCTGCACACGACGACGATACGGTGGGTGCCCGCGGCCATGCGTAGACTGGCCCGATGCTTGAAGGGATCCGCGGCCCCGCCGATCTGCAGCACCTCACGCAGGCTCAGCTGACCGATCTGGCGGCGGAAATCCGCGAGTTCCTGATCCACAAGGTCGCCGCGACCGGCGGGCATCTGGGCCCCAACCTGGGTGTGGTGGAGCTGACGTTGGCGCTGCACCGGGTGTTCGACTCCCCGCACGACCCGATCATCTTCGACACCGGGCATCAGGCCTACGTGCACAAGATGCTGACCGGACGCAGCCGCGACTTCGACACCCTGCGCAAGAAGGGCGGGCTGTCGGGTTACCCGTCGCGCGCCGAGAGCGAGCACGACTGGGTGGAGTCCAGCCACGCCAGCTCGGCGCTGTCCTACGCCGACGGCCTGGCCAAAGCCTTCGAGCTCACCGGACACCGCAACCGGCACGTGGTGGCCGTCGTCGGTGACGGCGCCCTGACCGGCGGGATGTGCTGGGAGGCGCTCAACAACATCGCCGCAGGCAACCGCCCGGTGGTGGTCGTGGTCAATGACAACGGCCGTAGCTACGCGCCCACCATCGGTGGCTTCGCCGACCACCTGGCCGCACTGCGGCTGCAGCCCGCCTACGAGCGCCTGCTGGAGCGAGGCCGCACGGCGATCCGCGGGGTGCCGGTCGTCGGGGAACTCGGCTACCAGGTGATCCACAGCTTCAAAGCGGGGCTCAAAGATGCACTGGCGCCGCAGGCGCTCTTCACCGACCTCGGCCTGAAATACCTGGGCCCGATCGACGGTCATGACGAGGCCGCGGTGGAATCCGCGCTGCGCCGCGCACGGGGCTTCGGCGGGCCGGTGATCGTGCACGTGGTCACCCAAAAGGGCAAGGGCTACGGCCCGGCCGAGAACGACGAGGCCGAGCAGATGCACGCCTGCGGGGTGATCGACCCGCTGACGGGCAACGCCACCGAAACCGCCGGACGCGGCTGGACGGCGGTGTTCTCCGACGCGCTCATCGAGTACGGCACCAAGCGCCGTGATGTCGTCGCCATCACCGCCGCGATGCCGGGCCCCACGGGGCTCGCGCCGTTCGGACAGCGCTTTCCTGATCGGATGTTCGACGTCGGAATCGCCGAGCAACATGCGATGACGTCCGCGGCCGGCCTGGCTATGGGTGGCCTGCACCCGGTGGTGGCGGTGTATTCGACGTTCCTCAACCGTGCCTTCGACCAGCTCGTGATGGACGTCGCGCTGCACAAGCTGCCGGTGACGCTGGTGTTGGACCGGTCCGGGATCACCGGGCCCGACGGCGCCAGTCATAACGGCATGTGGGATCTGTCGGTGCTGGGGATCGTGCCCGGAATCCGGGTGGCCGCACCTCGCGACGGCATCCGGCTGCGCGAAGAGCTCGGCGAAGCGCTCGACATCCATGACGGGCCCACCGCATTGCGATTCCCCAAAGGGGATGTGGGCGAAGACATTCCCGCCATCGAGCGGCGCGCTGGGGTGGACCTGCTGGCGGTCCCGGCCGACGGGTTGCCGCAAGACGTCCTGCTGGTCGCGGTCGGCGCGTTCGCGCCCATGGCGTTGGCGGTGGCCGACCGGCTGCACAACCAGGGCATCGGGGTGACGGTCATTGACCCGCGGTGGGTGCTTCCGGTGCCGGAGGTGCTCGTCGAGATGGCCGGCGCACACAAGCTGGTGGTCACCTGCGAGGACAACGGCGTGGCCGGCGGTATCGGCTCGGCGGTCTCGGCGGCGCTGCGGCGCGCCGACATCGACGTGCCCTGCCGCGACGTGGGGCTGCCGCAGCGTTTCTACGACCACGCCTCGCGCGGGCAGCTGCTGGCCGAGGTCGGTCTGACCGCCCAGGATGTGGCCCGCCAGATCACCGGCTGGGTGGCGGCGATGGGCGCCTGCAACTGCGTCGACGAGGTGTCAGCGAGCGGCTGGACCAGTTCGCGCCCGGACGGGCGGCCAGATCATGTCGAACAACCACGCGAACACGAACGTGTAAACGAGGAAGAAGGCCAGTAGTCCGGCCTCGAGGCTCAAAGCCTGCAGCAGGGAAACCTTGAGGGTCCAGGCGACGATCGGCAACAGCAGCACCACCAGGCCACCTTCGAAGCCGATGGCGTGCACGATCCGGCGGCCCACCGTGCGGGTCGCGCAGTCCTGCCGGCGCTCCCATGCCTCGAACACGGTGGTCCAAACGTAGTTCCACACCACCGCGACTGTTGATGCTGCTACTGCCACGGCACCTGAACTGCCGCCGCCGAACCCCAGCACGGTCAGTCCGACAGTGGTCAGCGCAACGGCGACAAGCTCGTAGCTGATGACGTAGACGATGCGACGAAAGGCCGGTGACACGAGGTCCTCCCAGAAAAATCAACCATGGGAAGTCCTTGACGGTTCGCGTCCACGGTTAGCGTGACGTGAGAAGCGCTGGCCGAACACTGAATACGGCTGCTCCCTCGGCAGTCTAGCAACAGCTGTGCTGAGCACCCGGTAGCCCGGCTAGGCGTGGCCGAGAGCTTGCGCCAGCACCGACACCGTCAGCTCACGCTGCCAGGGACGTGCGCCGCCGGCGACCAAGAACTCCTCGATCACCTCTGCTGCGCCCGATGCCACCGGTTTCCAATCCCAGCACAGCCGGCGCACCAGTTCGGGGGTGATCAGGTTCTCGGTCGGCACGTGCACCTGCTCGGATACGGCACCCAGCGCGGCGCGGGCGGCCTCCAGTCGTGCGGCGGCCTCGGGCTTGCGCCGCGCCCAGCGCGATGGCGGCGGTGGGCCGCTGGCGGATTCGCTGGCTTCCAGCGGCTCGGGGTTGTCGCGTGCCGCGGCCAGCGCGGCCAGCCAGGTCGCCGCGCTGCGACGTTGTTTGGGTCCGCCGAACACCGGCAGGGCAAGCAGCTCTGCGACGGTGGTGGGGTTGGCGACGGCCGCAGCGATGATCGCCGAGTCGGGCAGGATGCGTCCGGGCGCGATGTCACGGCGCGCAGCGATCTGGTCGCGGACCGTCCAAAGCTCTCGGACGGCGGCCAGGCCGCGCCGATCGCGGACCTTGTGAATGCCCGATGTACGCCGCCAGCGGTCCCGGCGTGTCGTGGTGGTGAAGTCGGTCACCCGGACGTGATTGAACTCCTGTGCCGCCCAGTCGGTTTTGCCCTGCTCGGCCAGCACTTCAGCGACCGCCTGGCGCAGTTCGATGAGCACCTCGACGTCGAGCGCCGCATAGTTGAGCCAATCGGCAGGCAGCGGTCGCTTCGACCAGTCGGCGGCGCCGTGGCCCTTGGCCAGGCCCAGTCCCAACAGTCGCTGCACCATCGCGGCCAGGTTGACCCGGTCGAAGCCGGCCAGCCGCCCGGCCAGTTCGGTGTCGTACAGCGCCTTGGGCCACATGCCGACCTCGGCCAAGCAGGCCAGGTCTTGGTCGGCGGCGTGCAGAATCCACTCGTCGTCGTCGAGCACCTCGGCGACTGGGCGCAGCAGGGCAGCGGGATCCTCGCCGGCGCCGACCGGATCGATCAGCACCGTACCGGCACCCGCTCGACGGATCTGGATGAGGTAGGCCCGGTTGGAGTAACGGAAGCCCGACGCCCGCTCGGCATCCACGGCGAACGGGCCGTGACCGCCTGCCAGCAGGTCGGCGGCGGCACCGATCTGCCTGCCGGTGACCGACACCTCCGGCACCCCGTCGGCAGGATGCGGCAGCGGTGTCGGCTCGGGCTCTTCGGTGACGGCCGGTTCGGTGTTCTGCTCGGACATCTTCAGACGCGGGTTCGCGAGCTCAGATCGGTGATCCCGACCGGCGGTAGGCCCGCGGCGTGTTCCAGCACCTCGCAGAAGGCCTGGACATGTGTGCCCAGCTCCGGGGTGGTCGCGGTCCACGACGCGCGCAGCTCCAGCTGGTGACCCCGCGGCGGGCCGGAGATGTCGCCGTACCGAACTGACGTGGTGGCGGTGACGGTCCCACCCAATGCGGTGACGTGTTCGGTGCGGGCGCCCAGCGCCTCGACGAGCCAACTCCAGGCGACCTCGGGCAGCAGCGGGTCGATCGCCTCGTGCGGGTCCAGGTCGGCCTGAATGAAGGCCACC is a window from the Mycobacterium sp. SVM_VP21 genome containing:
- the dxs gene encoding 1-deoxy-D-xylulose-5-phosphate synthase, giving the protein MLEGIRGPADLQHLTQAQLTDLAAEIREFLIHKVAATGGHLGPNLGVVELTLALHRVFDSPHDPIIFDTGHQAYVHKMLTGRSRDFDTLRKKGGLSGYPSRAESEHDWVESSHASSALSYADGLAKAFELTGHRNRHVVAVVGDGALTGGMCWEALNNIAAGNRPVVVVVNDNGRSYAPTIGGFADHLAALRLQPAYERLLERGRTAIRGVPVVGELGYQVIHSFKAGLKDALAPQALFTDLGLKYLGPIDGHDEAAVESALRRARGFGGPVIVHVVTQKGKGYGPAENDEAEQMHACGVIDPLTGNATETAGRGWTAVFSDALIEYGTKRRDVVAITAAMPGPTGLAPFGQRFPDRMFDVGIAEQHAMTSAAGLAMGGLHPVVAVYSTFLNRAFDQLVMDVALHKLPVTLVLDRSGITGPDGASHNGMWDLSVLGIVPGIRVAAPRDGIRLREELGEALDIHDGPTALRFPKGDVGEDIPAIERRAGVDLLAVPADGLPQDVLLVAVGAFAPMALAVADRLHNQGIGVTVIDPRWVLPVPEVLVEMAGAHKLVVTCEDNGVAGGIGSAVSAALRRADIDVPCRDVGLPQRFYDHASRGQLLAEVGLTAQDVARQITGWVAAMGACNCVDEVSASGWTSSRPDGRPDHVEQPREHERVNEEEGQ
- a CDS encoding ribonuclease D, giving the protein MSEQNTEPAVTEEPEPTPLPHPADGVPEVSVTGRQIGAAADLLAGGHGPFAVDAERASGFRYSNRAYLIQIRRAGAGTVLIDPVGAGEDPAALLRPVAEVLDDDEWILHAADQDLACLAEVGMWPKALYDTELAGRLAGFDRVNLAAMVQRLLGLGLAKGHGAADWSKRPLPADWLNYAALDVEVLIELRQAVAEVLAEQGKTDWAAQEFNHVRVTDFTTTTRRDRWRRTSGIHKVRDRRGLAAVRELWTVRDQIAARRDIAPGRILPDSAIIAAAVANPTTVAELLALPVFGGPKQRRSAATWLAALAAARDNPEPLEASESASGPPPPSRWARRKPEAAARLEAARAALGAVSEQVHVPTENLITPELVRRLCWDWKPVASGAAEVIEEFLVAGGARPWQRELTVSVLAQALGHA
- a CDS encoding CBS domain-containing protein, translated to MQAEQIAEEFPVVAIDSDALAAARLLAEHRLPGIVVTDAAGKPYAVLPASQVVRFIVPGYVQDDPSLAGVLSETVADRSAEKLRGKTVRDVLPEHLRDVPAADADATVIEVAAMMARLHSPLIAVVKDGELHGVITASRLLAAALRV
- a CDS encoding TRAM domain-containing protein; amino-acid sequence: MIDQELVLTTGAPANGGSCVARHDGRVVFVRYALPGEQVRVRITAERGSYWHGECVEVLEPAAGRIDSLCPIAGADGAGCCDLAFADPGVARELKGAVVSNQLARLGGHEWEGSAEPVGDDGPTGWRTRVRLDVGADGRAGFHRYHSDELVTDLQCGQLPAGMIKGLAEQSWRPGDHLHVVADDDGVRHVVSTGRGHRPQVMEGDYHATQWVGRRRWQIPVTSFWQAHRRAAALYSALVGQWAQADTGMTAWDLYGGAGIFAAALAQTVGESGRVISADTSRAATGAARAALADLPQVSVRTDSVRRVLSDAPCRADVAVLDPPRAGAGREVIEALAAAGVPRIVHIGCEAASFARDIGLYRSQGYAVEQIRVFDAFPLTHHVECVALLTR
- a CDS encoding ArsB/NhaD family transporter, encoding MAFIAVAVFLTAYAFIAADRVNKTVVALAGAAAVVILPVISSDDIFYSRATGIDWDVIFLLLGMMIIVSVLRQTGVFEYIAIWAAKRAKGSPLRIMILLVLVTAVASALLDNVTTVLLIAPVTLLVCDRLDISAAPFLMAEVFASNIGGAATLVGDPPNIIIASRGGLTFNSFLLNLAPIVAIVIAAFIAMLPRLFPGSFAVDAERVADVMALEEGEAIRDRGLLIKCGLVLVAVFAAFIGHSALHLEPSVVALLGAGVLILTSGLERSDYLSGVEWETLLFFAGLFVMVGALVDTGVIAALAKAATAVTSGNALLTTMGILGVSAPVSGIIDNIPYVATMTPIVAELSTTLPNNSHPDALWWALALGADFGGNLTAVGASANVVMLGIARRADNPISFWEFTRKGIVVTAVSVALTAVYLWLRYFVFG
- a CDS encoding PACE efflux transporter; its protein translation is MSPAFRRIVYVISYELVAVALTTVGLTVLGFGGGSSGAVAVAASTVAVVWNYVWTTVFEAWERRQDCATRTVGRRIVHAIGFEGGLVVLLLPIVAWTLKVSLLQALSLEAGLLAFFLVYTFVFAWLFDMIWPPVRARTGPAAR